In the Natronoglycomyces albus genome, CCTCCAGGCAGTAGCCATCGGCGGTCACCCACAGGGCGTCATCGGCACCCAGGCTCTTCGCCCAGCGCATGACCGCCATCGTCGTGGCGTACGACAGCAGCTTCGCTCCGCCCAGCAGCCACGGCGCCTGCCCCCGAGTGTCAGCGTTGACTCCCGAGGAAGCCGTGAGCACCTGGAGGCCGTCCCGGCGCGGCAAAGTCCGCTCACGCGGCACCGGATCGATCGTGGCGTAAACCGTCGGCTCACTGCCATGCTCCAGGCCGCGCGTAGCCACAATGCGCAGCGCCGCCTCAGCGTCCGGGTCGAAATCGGGGTGGGCCAGCCACGCCTGGCGGGCTTGCTCGGACAGTTCGTCCAAAGCCTCATAAGGGGGAAGGTCGATCTCAGTGCGGCGAGCCGAGGCCGCCATGCGCACCAGATGCTCGCGCAACAAGAACATCTCGCCGCCGCGCACATTCAACGTCTCGAAGATGCCGTCGCCGCGCAAAACTCCCAGGTCATCGGCGCGGATAATGGGCTGCTCCGGGTCGATCGCGCCGCGTCCCAACACTGCTAGAACTTTCGCCATACATGCTCCCTTAATTCACAGGACGCGGTGCGAATGCGCCCCTCGGTTCGTCAAACGAGGCCGATCCCAGGTCGCGTCCGCACGTCGCCGCCATCGCCGCATCGACGAATGTCAGGCTCCCTAGCCGTCACAGAAGTACGCCTGAATGACCCTCGCCACTTAAACCTTACGCAGATGAACAAAAATTCTCGACCTTCACAGCGCGTGCCTATGGAGTCTTGACCGTTGCCCAAACCAGGCGAACTCTCGTGACCGGCGGCATGACCGCACAAGCCAACAGCGGCGCCTTCGGCGACGTACCATCGACAAAGGCAGCCCCAGGTCAACTTTGGAGTCACGCATGAACGCATCGGTTTTGCTCAAGCGCCCCGGCGCCGTCGCCACCATTGAGAACGGCGAACACACGGGTACGACCGCTTGGCACTACGGTGATCCGCTGGGCGAACAGCGTGCCGCCGATACCGGTGGAGCCATCTTCGACCTATCCGACCGCGACCTGATCACCGTCACCGGCGGTGAACGGCTCAGCTGGTTGCACCAGATCACCAGCCAACACCTGCTGCAACTGCCCGCGCACACCGGCACCGAGCTGATGGTCCTGTCCCCGACCGGCCGCATCGAACATCACGCGGGCGTCTACGACGACGGCACGACCACATGGCTGGACTGCGAACCGGGCGCAGGCGAGGCACTGCTGAGGTTCCTCCACATGATGAAGTTCTTCACCGAAGTCGATATAGAACTGCGCACCGACTGGGCCATGCTGACCGTGACACAGGCCAGTTTGGATCTAGCCCAGCCGCATATATCCGAGGTGCCGCCCGCCAAATACGTCGCCGCCGACGTGCCCTCCATCCCCACCTCCTCCTACCCGGGCGGACCGCACCCCGATGGCACGCCAGGCTGGCGACGCCGAACCGACCGGTTTGGGAAGGCGACCGTGGACCTACTGGTGCCGCGCCAGGACCTCGACGCCACCGTCGATAGCCTCGGCCTCCCCCTGGCTGGAACCTGGGCCCACGACGCTTTGCGCGTGGCCAACCAGGCCCCCCGCGTCGGCATCGACACCGATCACAAGACCATCCCGCACGAAGTGCCCGCGCTCCTAGTACGCGCCGTCCACATCGACAAAGGTTGCTACCGGGGGCAAGAAACCGTCGCCCGCGTCCATAACCTCGGCCAAGCCCCACGCCTGCTGGTGAGCCTGCACCTGGACGGAACCGACGAACACCCGCCCCAGCCCGACACGGAGATCACCAGCGGTGAACGCACCGTCGGGCGGCTCGGCACCGCCGTGCAGCACTACGAAGAAGGCCAGATCGCCTTGGCGTTGCTCAAGCGCAAGATCGCATCGGCCCCGGAGACGAAACTCACTGTTGGTTCACAAGCTGCTCAACAGTAGAAACGCAAGGTAGATTCGACTTTGTGGCTGATGAAATGAAGTACGTAGGCGGCTCCCCGCTGGCCCAGATCGTCCGAAGCGAATTTGCCGAAAGCTTCCACAGTGGCTCCGTGGCCGTCCTCGACGCGCGCGGAACCCTCGTGCGCGAAATCGGCGACGTCACCGGCGCGGTGTTCCCCCGCTCCAGCAACAAGCCCATGCAGACGCTCGCGGCTTTGCGCGTCGGCTGGAAACCGCAACGCCAAGCCGACCTGTCCATCGGCTCCGCCAGCCACCACGGCGAACCCATGCACGTCGACGCGGCACGCACCATCCTGGCCGACGCCGGCCTGGCCGAAGGCAGCCTGCTATGCCCAGTAGACCTGCCCGGAAACGAAGAGGCCCGGCGCGACGTCCTCGCCGCTGGCGGAAAACCCGAGCGCATCTACATGAACTGCTCGGGCAAACACTCCATGATGCTGGCCACCTGCGCCAACCGCGACTGGCCGCTAGATGACTACCGCGACCCGGCCCACCCACTGCAAGTGGCCATTCGCGAAACAGTCGAAGAATGCACCGGAGAGAAAGTGCAGGCCACCGGCGTCGACGGCTGTGGAGCACCCGTCCTCGCATTCAGCCTCACCGGGCTCGCCCGCGCCTTCCAACGCTTCGTGGAAGCCCCAGCGGGCACCCACGAGAGAGCCATCGCGGACGGAATTCGTGCCTACCCCGACCTCATCGGCGGCACCAAATCCAACGACTCCCGGGCGATGCGCGCCATCGGCGGCCTCATGTCGAAAGCTGGGGCCGAAGGCATCCAAGCGTTCGCCCTACCGGGAGTCGGAGCCGTCGCGGTGAAAATCGACGACGGCAATGGCCGCGCCGCGATGCCCGTGGCCCTGGCCGCACTACGCCAGCTGGGATACCCCGAACCAACCGCAGACGCGGCCACCACGCTCGCCGCGCTGGAAGCCCCCGACATCAAGGGCGGCGGACGCACAGTCGGTCACCTGCGGGTTCTCATTTAAGAGCCACCTCATACTCGACGCGCTAAGGCCTGCTGTTAGGCCCGCCATCCATCCAACCGATGTGAGCGTGGGCCCAACAAAGGGAGGCCCGATGACAGTAAACGTTTGGCGACCGGTACTATTCTTTTCGTTGCCTCGTCAGACTGTGTCATGACGAAAACGCACGCGCGAGTGGCGGAATGGCAGACGCGCTAGCTTCAGGTGCTAGTGTCCTTAGGGACGTGTGGGTTCAACTCCCACCTCGCGCACAGAGTAAAGGACCTCAGCCGCAGGCTGTGGTCCTTTCGCGCGAGTGGCGACCCTACCAACGACGACCAACAGACGCCCTAGCCCCAAATCCCAGTCTCCTCAGGGACATGTGAGTTCAACTCCCACCCCGGCGGAAACCTTGCGGATCAAGGCGTTCTTGAACGTACGAAGGAGACAAACTCGCGACTATCTAGACGTTGCTGCCCTGAGCAATCAATACAGCCTTGACCTCTCAGCAGGGATACTGGCACAAATTGACGAATACTACTCTGATCAGCGCAAGGATGAGGAAAGTGTCCGGTCTCAGCTGGTCAGACAACTCGGCGAACCGTGCCCATCAGACTTCAAGGTCACCAAAGAACTTCACGCATACCGCAATCTTGTCGACCATTGGACCGAGTGGCCAAACGTGGTGGCTACCTGCGAGGCGCTGGCCGAACTAATTGCGAAGAGGTGAATACATGGCTTTGCGATTTCGAAACCTGAACGTGTCCCCGTCGGATCCGGTGGAACAGTGGCCGGTTGAGGCCGTCCACCCGGCAATGGATCGGGGTTCAGTGCGGGACTGGAAGCGGCTGATTACCGCAATTGATCGCGATCCCTGGGGTAAGACGGCCCGCCAAGTCGAGCATGTCCTGACATACGACCGCCCGTACGGCGTCGGGAATCTTATGGAACGGGTGATCCGCAGCGCCCGAAGCGCCGCCGCAGATACCGAACGTGAAGCAGTGGCGTCCACGATCAAACAAGCCATTGCGGATTCAGGTTTGACGCGTTCCGAGTTCGCTTCCCGTATCGGCACGTCCGTTTCTCGACTGTCGACCTATGCCAATGGCAAGGTGGCACCGTCGGCAACACTTATGGTGCGCATTGAACGAGTGGCCCACGAGGCGGCGCGAAAGACGGAACCATCCGCCTAATCCAGGCCCGCTATTCCTCTGGGAGGCTAAAGCCAACGAACTCGGTGTGGACCGTCCAGCCGATGGCCTGGTAAAGCGCCAAGCCCTCCTCCGTTGCTCCCAAGATCCCGGTGTGCGCTCCCTTTTCAATCGCGTGATTTCCCAATACGCGCATCACGACCCGCCCCAGGCCTCGCCGACGATGACCTGGGTCAGTCTTAATCTGGTCAAAGACCGCAAACTCACCGGCTGGCCCCATCCGTCCCGACGCGGCTTCGGACGCATCTGCCGCCCGCACCCGCGCCACCGTGGCACCATGGTCGGTGTCGACCTCGACGGAGTAGCCCGCCGGCAAGGACACCTCGGATTCGATCAAGGACACCGACATGAGGTAGCCGGGCACATCACGCTTCCACCGCTGGTCGAAACAAGCGATCAGCTCTGGATCGACCGAAAACACCTTGATCCAGCTGCCCGGATCAGTCAGCGAATGCGCCAACTGACGCAAAGCGTTGGGCTGCACCGTGTGCAGGATGTGCCGAACCCGGTGCCCAGGCAATCCAACGTCAATGCGGAAACCGCCCTCGATCGA is a window encoding:
- a CDS encoding GNAT family N-acetyltransferase; the encoded protein is MRQTQMTIADLVMAWGRGWAVSRGTHAPTSIEGGFRIDVGLPGHRVRHILHTVQPNALRQLAHSLTDPGSWIKVFSVDPELIACFDQRWKRDVPGYLMSVSLIESEVSLPAGYSVEVDTDHGATVARVRAADASEAASGRMGPAGEFAVFDQIKTDPGHRRRGLGRVVMRVLGNHAIEKGAHTGILGATEEGLALYQAIGWTVHTEFVGFSLPEE
- a CDS encoding helix-turn-helix domain-containing protein → MALRFRNLNVSPSDPVEQWPVEAVHPAMDRGSVRDWKRLITAIDRDPWGKTARQVEHVLTYDRPYGVGNLMERVIRSARSAAADTEREAVASTIKQAIADSGLTRSEFASRIGTSVSRLSTYANGKVAPSATLMVRIERVAHEAARKTEPSA
- a CDS encoding asparaginase, which gives rise to MADEMKYVGGSPLAQIVRSEFAESFHSGSVAVLDARGTLVREIGDVTGAVFPRSSNKPMQTLAALRVGWKPQRQADLSIGSASHHGEPMHVDAARTILADAGLAEGSLLCPVDLPGNEEARRDVLAAGGKPERIYMNCSGKHSMMLATCANRDWPLDDYRDPAHPLQVAIRETVEECTGEKVQATGVDGCGAPVLAFSLTGLARAFQRFVEAPAGTHERAIADGIRAYPDLIGGTKSNDSRAMRAIGGLMSKAGAEGIQAFALPGVGAVAVKIDDGNGRAAMPVALAALRQLGYPEPTADAATTLAALEAPDIKGGGRTVGHLRVLI
- a CDS encoding YgfZ/GcvT domain-containing protein, which gives rise to MNASVLLKRPGAVATIENGEHTGTTAWHYGDPLGEQRAADTGGAIFDLSDRDLITVTGGERLSWLHQITSQHLLQLPAHTGTELMVLSPTGRIEHHAGVYDDGTTTWLDCEPGAGEALLRFLHMMKFFTEVDIELRTDWAMLTVTQASLDLAQPHISEVPPAKYVAADVPSIPTSSYPGGPHPDGTPGWRRRTDRFGKATVDLLVPRQDLDATVDSLGLPLAGTWAHDALRVANQAPRVGIDTDHKTIPHEVPALLVRAVHIDKGCYRGQETVARVHNLGQAPRLLVSLHLDGTDEHPPQPDTEITSGERTVGRLGTAVQHYEEGQIALALLKRKIASAPETKLTVGSQAAQQ
- a CDS encoding aminotransferase class IV, producing the protein MAKVLAVLGRGAIDPEQPIIRADDLGVLRGDGIFETLNVRGGEMFLLREHLVRMAASARRTEIDLPPYEALDELSEQARQAWLAHPDFDPDAEAALRIVATRGLEHGSEPTVYATIDPVPRERTLPRRDGLQVLTASSGVNADTRGQAPWLLGGAKLLSYATTMAVMRWAKSLGADDALWVTADGYCLEGPTSSLVWRDKDVLCTTPTDTGILPGTTSTYLLQHASKLGLRSEERLITPEKLTRVDGVWMTSSVRGVAFVTTLDGQELATDPEMHSELVKLSGFELPS